A portion of the Burkholderia pseudomultivorans genome contains these proteins:
- a CDS encoding response regulator transcription factor has protein sequence MIRVLIADDHALVRDGLRHILQSASGFEVVGEAQDSASTIALMRDTDANVLVLDLSMPGRNGVELIKQIRDEKPGLHILVLTMHAEQQYAVRAFRAGASGYMTKESASAELVAALTKIAAGGVYVSLAMAEQFAQSLNEPTDLLPHQRLSDREFDVFRRVTTGESISEIAQALCVSVKTVSTYKTRILEKMQLPNDTALVRYAMRHKLFEDPDEL, from the coding sequence GGACGGCCTGCGGCACATCCTGCAGAGCGCGAGCGGTTTTGAGGTCGTCGGAGAAGCGCAGGACAGTGCATCGACGATCGCGCTCATGCGCGACACGGATGCCAACGTGTTGGTGCTCGACCTGTCGATGCCCGGCCGCAACGGTGTCGAACTCATCAAGCAGATCAGGGACGAGAAGCCGGGATTGCATATCCTCGTGCTGACGATGCATGCCGAACAGCAATATGCGGTGCGTGCATTCCGCGCGGGTGCCTCGGGCTACATGACCAAGGAAAGTGCCAGCGCCGAACTGGTCGCCGCATTGACCAAGATCGCTGCCGGCGGCGTCTACGTCAGCCTGGCCATGGCCGAGCAGTTCGCGCAGAGTCTGAACGAGCCGACCGACCTCCTGCCGCACCAGCGCCTGTCCGACCGCGAGTTCGACGTCTTCCGGCGCGTCACCACCGGCGAGTCGATTTCCGAAATCGCGCAGGCGCTCTGCGTCAGCGTGAAGACCGTCAGCACGTACAAGACGCGGATCCTCGAGAAGATGCAGTTGCCGAACGACACGGCACTCGTGCGCTACGCGATGCGCCACAAGCTGTTCGAGGACCCTGACGAGCTCTGA